One window from the genome of Phocoena phocoena chromosome 15, mPhoPho1.1, whole genome shotgun sequence encodes:
- the ANTKMT gene encoding adenine nucleotide translocase lysine N-methyltransferase produces the protein MEQDDPAEALTELRERRLGALELLQVAAGSGLVAYAVWALLLQPGFRRVPLRLQVPYVGASARQVEHVLSLLRGRPGKMVDLGSGDGRIVLAAHKCGLRPAVGYELNPWLVGLAWLHAWRAGCAGNVSYRRENLWKVSLRDCHNVSVFLAPSVLPLLEDKLQAELPAGARVVSGRFPLPTWQPVAVLGEGLDRVWAYDVHSGGPAGQAVPGPSSASIPGAPNSQVG, from the exons ATGGAGCAGGACGACCCGGCCGAGGCGTTGACGGAGCTGCGCGAGCGGCGGCTAGGCGCGTTGGAGCTGCTGCAGGTGGCGGCGGGCTCGGGCCTGGTCGCCTACGCCGTGTGGGCGCTGCTGCTGCAGCCGGGCTTCCGCCGCGTGCCGCTGCGGCTGCAG GTGCCTTATGTTGGCGCGAGTGCCAGGCAGGTGGAGCACGTGTTGTCGTTGCTGCGAGGCCGTCCAGGAAAGATGGTGGACCTGGGCTCTGGCGACGGCAGGATT GTGCTGGCTGCCCACAAGTGCGGTCTCCGCCCAGCTGTGGGCTATGAGCTAAACCCGTGGCTGGTGGGGCTGGCATGGCTGCATGCCTGGAGGGCAGGATGTGCAGGCAATGTCAGCTACCGCCGTGAGAACCTCTGGAAG GTGAGCCTGAGGGACTGCCACAATGTGTCTGTGTTCCTGGCTCCTAGCGTG CTCCCACTGCTGGAGGACAAGCTACAGGCAGAGTTGCCTGCAGGAGCCCGAGTGGTGTCTGggcgcttccccctccccacctggcaACCTGTGGCTGTACTGGGTGAGGGCCTGGACCGCGTCTGGGCCTATGATGTCCACAGTGGTGGGCCAGCTGGGCAGGCTGTCCCAGGGCCTAGTTCTGCCTCCATACCTGGAGCCCCCAATTCTCAGGTTGGCTGA